A single Pristis pectinata isolate sPriPec2 chromosome 6, sPriPec2.1.pri, whole genome shotgun sequence DNA region contains:
- the LOC127571755 gene encoding 6-phosphofructo-2-kinase/fructose-2,6-bisphosphatase 4-like isoform X3 encodes MANSLPELTQNPLKKIWMPCKNGRCEVHISQRKVWIPHMTNSPSLIVMVGLPARGKTYISKKLTRYFNWIGVPTKAFNVGQYRRDLLKTYKSFEFFLPDNEEGLQIRRQCASRALNDVKKYLDEEGGQVAVFDATNTTRERREIIINFAEQNGYKVFFVESVCEDPEVIETNIVQVKLGSPDYSDCSNDEAIADFLKRIECYQNTYQSLDEVSDKDLSFIKIMDVGRRYLVNHVLDHIQSKIVYYLMNIHITPRSIYLCRHGESELNLKGRIGGDSGLSSRGKQFARSLGNFIQDQNIKDLKVWTSQMKRTIQTAEALNVPYEQWKALNEIDAGVCEEMMYEEIQQNYPAEFALRDQDKYRYRYPKGESYEDLVQRLEPVIMELERQENVLVICHQAVMRCLLAYFLDKTAEELPYLKCPLHTVLKLTPVAYGCKVESIFLNVEAVNTHREKPENVDISRPPEEALVTVPAHQ; translated from the exons ATGGCAAACTCGCTGCCAGAGCTCACCCAGAACCCGCTGAAGAAGATCTGGATGCCGTGTAAGAATGGCCGGTGTGAGGTGCACATTTCACAAAGGAAGG tatgGATCCCACACATGACAAACTCCCCTTCACTCATTGTAATGGTGGGTCTCCCTGCCAGAGGCAAAACCTACATCTCAAAGAAACTCACCCGTTACTTCAACTGGATTGGAGTGCCTACTAAAG CATTTAATGTTGGCCAGTATCGGCGTGACCTACTAAAGACCTATAAATCGTTTGAGTTTTTCCTCCCTGATAATGAAGAGGGCTTGCAAATCCGGAG ACAGTGTGCCTCAAGAGCACTGAACGATGTGAAGAAGTACCTGGACGAGGAAGGTGGCCAGGTTGCG GTTTTCGATGCCACCAACACTACACGTGAACGAAGAGAAATTATTATCAACTTTGCAGAACAAAATggatacaag GTATTCTTCGTTGAGTCAGTGTGTGAAGATCCTGAGGTCATTGAGACAAATATTGTG CAAGTGAAGCTGGGGAGCCCTGACTACAGTGACTGTAGCAACGATGAAGCCATAGCAGACTTCCTGAAGCGGATAGAGTGTTACCAGAACACGTACCAGTCCCTGGATGAAGTGTCAGATAA GGATCTTTCTTTCATTAAAATCATGGACGTTGGAAGACGCTACCTTGTCAACCATGTACTGGATCATATTCAAAGCAAAATTGTTTACTACCTCATGAACATCCACATAACTCCGCGCTCCATCTACCTCTGTCGTCATGGTGAGAGTGAGCTGAATCTGAAGGGCAGGATAGGCGGTGACTCGGGTCTGTCTAGTCGTGGCAAACAG TTTGCCAGATCGTTGGGGAACTTCATACAGGATCAGAACATAAAGGACCTGAAGGTGTGGACCAGCCAGATGAAAAGGACGATCCAGACCGCAGAGGCCCTGAATGTGCCTTACGAGCAGTGGAAAGCGCTGAATGAGATTGATGCG GGAGTGTGTGAGGAGATGATGTACGAGGAGATTCAGCAGAACTACCCCGCAGAATTCGCACTCCGAGATCAAGACAAGTACAGATACCGGTACCCGAAGGGGGAG TCGTATGAAGACTTGGTTCAGCGCCTGGAGCCAGTGATCATGGAGCTTGAGAGACAGGAGAATGTTTTGGTCATCTGTCACCAAGCTGTTATGCGCTGTTTGCTGGCTTATTTCCTCGATAAAACAGCAG AGGAGCTCCCATACCTGAAGTGTCCCCTGCACACTGTCTTAAAATTGACCCCAGTGGCGTATG GATGTAAAGTCGAATCCATTTTCCTCAATGTTGAAGCTGTCAACACGCACCGAGAAAAGCCAGAG